The window GCAATATCTTTCGTTTCTTGATACATATGATAGCCAAACGTCTTCCTGAGCGTATGTGTACCTATTTCTTCTAAACCGCATGCATAAGCAGCTTCCCTCAAAATGTCGTAAGCACGTACACGAGTAATCGGTTTATTACGTCCTTGCCGTTATTTGAAAAGGTATTCTTCTTCAACTAAACCAATAAATACTTATCAATTATCTTTTTTAATGAAGCTAATATAGGTATCCTCTTAGTAATAGAACCCTTCTTTTTAGTTTTTTGTGTCTTTTGTTCTTTTACAAAGAAGACATTCTTCCCCTTAACATCCTTCACCTTAATACGCAAAATATCACTAATCCGCAACCCTGTGTAAATACCAAAGCAAAACAGTAATTCATTACGAGCACTCTTTTCCCCCAAGAATGCTCGCACTTCAAATATCTTTTCAATTTCACGTATAGGCTGTACAAAATTCATTTCACCATCGCCTCCTGCTGATAAACCTCCACTCGGAGGCCCAGCGCTAATTTATAAAGGGCTTGACTGTGTATACGATAAAACTTGCTCTCAGACATTCGTAGCTCAGTATAGATTTCGTAATTGTACATCGGTTCCACATCTAAATAAGCCAATTAAATCAATTGGCGCTCAATCTGCGTCAACTTACATAAACCACGGTTAAACCAAGCGAAAAACTTAATGTATTCCTGCATAAAGTCAGCTACCTTAACTGCTGCCTTTTCAACACCAGATTGCTTTACATTCGAATAATTTGGCATCTCCAATGTGTGCCGTCACAGTTGGCATCATGTCCTCTGGCGTTGTCAACATATACGTACGGTACTGTCGCAATACAGCCTCAACTGCCTCCTGCGTTGCTCTACCATCGATGTTATTCAGTAAATCCTTCATGTTAGTTGCCTCTTCATTTTCTTTTAATTGCCCCATTCACTCGCTTATATATGTCACGCCTCACACCCATCAATTCCTCAACCTCACGTCGGCTCATTTTGCTTTTTGTAGGCTGACATCTTTTTGATGACAGGATTTGCTCCATCTCATGAAACTTCTTCTGTATCAATTCTGTTTGCAACGTCATCAAATACCTCTCTCCTTTCATATGAAATAAAAAAAGGACAACAAATGACAACAGCGTGTGCTGCTATCATTTGTTATCCTCCAGATTGCTGATAGAATTTAGCATCTAAAAAATTCCTGACATTCAAAAAATAATTCTTATACTGTTTAATATTTTCACTATGGGAATGAGTTTCTTCTATTTTTTCTAAAGTTTCTAAATATTTTTCAGTTACTGGGTAATCAAATCTTGTACTATTATAATTTATTTCTTTAGGAAGCAGTAACAAAGACTGTCCTAAAATTTCATCAAAATCTTCTAAATTCAAGTTTGTAATCAATACTAGAAGTTCACTAGAAAAAATCTTAAATCTTTGAAAAGATTTTTCATTTACTATAGTTTCTAAAAATAATCCTTCAATTAATGAAATTGGCCAATCATTAATTGTATCTTTATTTAATCTATTAATAAATTCTTGTGCACCATCAGATTTCCCATCTGCAGCTTGTAAAATATTTCTTCCTAACTCAATAAGAATATCTTTATCCAACTCTCCTAAATTTTCAATTTCCATTACTGTTTTTATTGCATAATTTTGGTCGTACCAATTCATACTACTTAATTCTGAAATAACATCTTTAATATATTCATGTATACTTACACCAATATTTTTTTTTGCTCTTGATTGATATGAATCCACTATTGGAATCAGTTTAGCTAACTGTTTTTCATTTAATAATCCTTTGATTTTCAAATTATAAATATGATAAATCGATGAAAAAGATGGCTTTTCAATTTTACCTTGAAACATTGGTTCTATTAAATTATTAAAAGAAACACTTTTAATATCCTCAGGCATTTTACTCCATATATCTGCAGAAGTAATTAAATTTGCTAATAAAATATTTCCTGTATTTATTTGATTTTTAACCTTCCATGTATCTTCTAGATTAAAATTATAGTGGTCTCCTAATAATACACCCAGAAACTCCCTTCCTCTTATTATGAATTTTTCTTTTGTTCTATCATCGTGTACTGTATTCATTCTTTTAATAATCTGTTTAAAAAAGTAACTATATATTGAAGGGTCTATCTTTGCTAAATATTGTTGCGCCAATTTTTGGATTTCAACAACGTCATCTTCTATAAAGTGATATACATTAAATATATCATTAGTTAGATTATCCACAAAATTGTGCCTAAGTAATGTAGGCTTAGAAAGTATTAAATCAACCCCTTGTTTTATAGCGCATTTAACTTCATAATCTTTCGGTGCTAGTTTTAAAGGATGAGCATAAGCACCTCTTAACTTATACATATGGTGTAATTTCAATGTTTCTTCTTTATCTATCCATCCATAATTCTTAGCTTCTTCTATCAAAAATTTATCTGTGGCATTATTCTTGCTCTCAAAATCCCTTAATTTATCAATTACATTTTTCTTTATATTAGAATCTGTATTTGCAATCTCTTCAAACTTTGCTTTTAACGATTCAACAATCATTAACCAATTAATAATAAAAGCAGCTCTATAAGCCTTTGACTCATAGCAAGAAATAACTTCTCTAAATAGTACTTTATCGGCTTCTTCAATTATTTTAAACTCAAGATCTTTTAATTCTTGGTTTACTATTTCATCTACTGTAATTTCATTTATCAAGTTATATTCCTCCTTATCCCATTTTACTCATTTCACTGTCCTTGATGTATGATGATCTTTGTTACGACGCAGGTCGCCTAGCTACCTTTTCTACTTTTCAAAAGATTACCATAAAATTATCAGGTAATTACATTATATCTATTTATAGGATTTCATCAATGTTATAAAATACATTAAAAAGTATAAGATAAAGTCGTTTTAACAGTTACCTTTGTTCCTTTTAGTGTCAATCCCTCTTCATTTTCACTCAAATACACTATCCTTTCTTTCTTTAAATATATTAAATTAAAAAGAGGACAACAAATGACTACAGCGTATGCTGCTATCTTTGTTGTCCTCCAGTTAGCTGGTAGAACTTAACCTTCATATTTTCCTTCAGATATTAATTTTAATTCTGGAACCATCCAACTTAATTCACCAATATAATACCATTCATTATCTTCATTAATTTCTTTGAATTTTCTAGCATCTATATTTTCAATATGTTTTATAATGAATTTATCCAAATCCCAATCGTATAGATTCCACTCCTGAAATTTACTTTCTTCATCATCATAATAGTTACATATATATTCTAATCTTTCATCAAAATTAATATTTTTATCCTTATATGTCTTTTCTAAGTCTTTTCTGTTTTTCTCGATATCAGATAGAATACTCTTATACTGCTTTATATATTCGTAACCTCTTTTTAATTCTAAAGAGTTTTCTTGATAACATTTTATATATACTATCAGAATATTTTTCATCAGATCGAAACCTTTTACATCTTCTTCTAATTTTAATATATGAGAAATATTATTTTCTAGCTTTTTTGTCCTTTCGTAATACTGGGATATATCCTTTTTATTTTTTCTAATGTCTTCAGCTATTGAATCTATTTCACTCTTCTTAACTTCAATAGATTTCAATTTTTTATTTACAGTACTATTTAGCCAAAATACTAAAGCAACTATAAACAATGCAGCGATACTACCTATTGCACCAAATAAGCTTATAACACTTGATAAAGATGAATTCAACACCTCAACTTGATTTTCTAAAATAATCTTCCCAATATTATTTTCTAAATCATTGATACTATTACTAAATTGTTCGGAACTCAAAACTCCTCACCCTCATCCCATTTAACTCGTTTCACCTGCCCTTGATGTGTGATAATCTTTGTTTCAGCGTGGGCTGGAAGTTCGGCTACCTTTGCCACACCTTTCGAAAGAACTATTACACAAGTCTCAGGTAGTTCCATTATATCAAGATAAAGCTTTCCATCAACACCAATATTTAACTCTTTAATTCTCACGATAGCTTCCCCCTGCGCTATAATAATTGTATATGTGGCAAGAGGAAGCTCTTGTTATGTAAAAGCTACGGTTGCCCCCGTAGCTTTTATGCTATCCATTCTAATTCTCGTATCTCAAACAGTATTTCTTCATTTGCTATCTTCACTAGCACTGTTCTGCCTTCGACTTCTAAAACATTACCAACCTTACCGATTACATGCCCGAAGTAATATTTACGGTAATAATGCACTTCGCTATCTACCGACTCATCCAACAACAAAAACTTCACTTTATCATGAACCTGTATGGCTCCCTGCTTCTGCTCTACTGGAAGATCAAACAAATTCAACTGCTGCATACAACATCGGTCTCTTTTTCCATACTGACTTCTCTTTTACTTGCAAGCCCTTGCCACTTTTTCCATTCGTACAAACCGTTTTTAGATATCTTGTATTGTTTGGCGATTTCTTGTTTTGTGACGCCCATATCTTTCAAATCTAGATAACGATCAACCGTCAAAATCATACCGTGCTCGCTTTTTACTCCGTAATAATTTGTTCTTTTAGACACCGCACTTTTACCACTGCATTTCATTACTGCTCACCAATATTATTCAGCTTCTTGAAAACAGGACAATTAGCGCATCCCCTATTATTTCTGTTAAACGGCTTCTCGCAAGGAAGGCATTTAGTATTATTCACCTTCTCTTGTCGCGCCAACAGCTTTAATCTTTTCTCATTTGCTCGCACCACTTCTCACCTCACTAAAAATTCTCTCAAGTAATTTTGCTAATCTTGCAAGCTGTTGCTCTGTCATCCTCTCTAATTTCAAAAACACATCACAACCTCTCAAAATCCACAGATTGTTTAGAAAATGTTTAGCTATAAAAGATAATCTACTACTAGAAAGGAGGGTGACAATCATGTTAGTACAAATGGAATTTCTAATAAATCAAATCCTAGAAAAAAATGATATTAAAAACGAAAATTTAGCGAAGGCACTTGCTGAAATTTTCAATGAATATTACCAACTTTCGCTACAAAAATTTGTCTTAGAGTATGACTTAAATAAGTTAAAAGAAGGTTTACATTAAAATGCTAACATTTTTTATCTCTGCAAAAGTTAACATCCTTTTGTTAGCTTTTGCATCACTTCATTTTCTATCAGATCACCCTCTATCCTGTTCTCCTTGCTGCATATTTCCTTTCGAACGTTTCTTATATTGTTCAGCAACTTTTGATTATCCGCACTAAATATAAACCTCAATTTCATCATCAATAGTGGATTTTGAATAATCTATTTTATTTCCATCTTCAATCCAACTGCATAAGCAACCATTCTTCAATTTTTGGCATCTTGTAACCGATTGTTCCATCAAAGGATTTAGAAAGTTCATCGTAGCTATCTTCAACAACTTTAGGTGTTAGGAGGATTAATCCGTATTCTTCTTGCAGTGCTGTTCGTTGAGAATCTAATTTTTGTTGAAGCCCATCTAAGAATCCTCGTAAGTAGGAAGCTTTAAGTTACATTGTATAGGATTTTTTCACGAATAAGATTGTTTGCTAAATAAAATTCATCAATGAAACATTTTACATAATGATCCATTGCATCATTTGCTAATACATAAATTTCTTTAGCGATTTTCACATCATGATCTAAGCAAAAAAACATAATTGTTCGCTTCACTCTACCATTATTGCGTTTGTTGAAGGTGGTGGCAACTAATGCATTTCGTGCAAATCAACAAGACGAAATGGCGTTGGACTGGTGAAGGCCCACGTAATCCAGCCTCTGGCAAACGACGCCAAATTACTCGTCGTGGTAAAAGTAAAGGAGAAGCAAGGGGAAAAGTCGAGAAAGCCATTGCAGAGCTAAAAAAAGCATATACCTTTGATGTGAAGGTAACGTTCGAAGAGTTTAGCCAAGATTGGCTGAAGCTCTATCGTATGAAGGGCAACAAGGAAACGACCAACGAGCATCTTGCCTACTGTATTTCCCTACTGAATCGCTACTTGGCGAAAAAGAAAATGGCCGCCATCACGACCATTGAAATACAAGGCACCCTCAATCACCTATTTGAAAATGGCACAGCCTTTTTTACGCTACGCGGCACACACAATGCGGCGAAAATGATGTTTGCCTACGCGAAGGAAATTGGCTTGATTGAGGTAAATCCTGTTGAAGCTTCATTTATACCGATGAAAAAGCTGACGTTAGTGAATTTGTGGACATTGGACGTTCATTTGATAATTGGCAAAATAGCTAAAAATAAAAAAGACCTTAACGGTCTTTTTTGCGTGGTGAACTTTAGCTTCCTAATTATAGGGTTAATAAGTATTTACATTCTCTCTAACATATACATCATTTTCCAGAAGTGTTGTTTTATTGACTCTTACTTAAACTTTTTAACATATAATCAAAAATCACAAATATTGTTATATAAATACTACCTATTAAAGAAGCTAGATAAATAGTATCTTTAAAAGTATCAATATCAAAATTAACTAAACTAAATAATAATGAAAAAATTAATGCACAAAGTAAATGCTTAATATACATGAATATAACATTTTTATTTTTACTGTAATTTTCAATCACAACTGATACCACAACAGCTACAAGCATAGCCGGTGCAGTAAATGCAGTACCATAAATACCATATGCAATGCTGTATGTAGATCCAATAAATAATGGAATAATAAATACTCCTAGAATTAATGTAATTACAGCTGAAATAATTTTGTTTTTCAACATGACACTTCACAACCTTTATTAATTTTTTATGCTTTAAAAATTGCCAAAGCAATAAGACATGATCCAACAGTATGTATAAAAAAATTCAATTCATTATTTATGTCCTTCTATATTAAATCATAAAACCACAGTAAATTAGGAAGTTTATTGTTTTTTTTAAAATCTATGGAAAATGCAAGTGTTATATTTTATACATGTACGTTAAGGCCGCGCTATCTAATGAAAACTCGAAGCACAGCCTTTTTAATGTTATTTAAGCTTTACGTTTCGGACAGCCTTTGGCAACTGAGATAAAAAATGTGATTCTGTTGATTAACTAATAGAGCGCGACGTCTTTTGTATCCTTTCTTGATTGCATTCATAAGTTACCCCTCTATTGCGTCCAGATAATGCAGCAAGTACCCGTCCTTTGATACCACTTGCTTACATTCATTCTCAAATATTTCCCATGCAATAGACTTACGATCACCGTTTTCTTGCCCTTCCCACACTTCTTGTAGCGTTTCAAATGGCAGCAAGTAGTATTTGTTATGAATCTTGAAATAGACTATTAGTAAGGCAACATTGCCTTTTCTTTGCCACGATTTTAATAATTCATATTGGTGTAAATGAATGCTTCTAGTGGTAAAATTCAAATAAATAAAGAGAATGAGGATGAGCTCCCACTAGCATTTTCTACACAAATCTTAAATCGCACAAATCGTTCTGGCATTATTAAAGCCGGCGTTATCGGTGGCAAAGCTCAAAATAGTAAGTACAAACCAGATTGTCGCTTCAATAAAG of the Lysinibacillus fusiformis genome contains:
- a CDS encoding XtrA/YqaO family protein, which encodes MRIKELNIGVDGKLYLDIMELPETCVIVLSKGVAKVAELPAHAETKIITHQGQVKRVKWDEGEEF
- a CDS encoding Holliday junction resolvase RecU; this translates as MNFTTRSIHLHQYELLKSWQRKGNVALLIVYFKIHNKYYLLPFETLQEVWEGQENGDRKSIAWEIFENECKQVVSKDGYLLHYLDAIEG
- a CDS encoding cytochrome P450 family protein, which produces MSSEQFSNSINDLENNIGKIILENQVEVLNSSLSSVISLFGAIGSIAALFIVALVFWLNSTVNKKLKSIEVKKSEIDSIAEDIRKNKKDISQYYERTKKLENNISHILKLEEDVKGFDLMKNILIVYIKCYQENSLELKRGYEYIKQYKSILSDIEKNRKDLEKTYKDKNINFDERLEYICNYYDDEESKFQEWNLYDWDLDKFIIKHIENIDARKFKEINEDNEWYYIGELSWMVPELKLISEGKYEG
- a CDS encoding tyrosine-type recombinase/integrase; the protein is MHFVQINKTKWRWTGEGPRNPASGKRRQITRRGKSKGEARGKVEKAIAELKKAYTFDVKVTFEEFSQDWLKLYRMKGNKETTNEHLAYCISLLNRYLAKKKMAAITTIEIQGTLNHLFENGTAFFTLRGTHNAAKMMFAYAKEIGLIEVNPVEASFIPMKKLTLVNLWTLDVHLIIGKIAKNKKDLNGLFCVVNFSFLIIGLISIYILSNIYIIFQKCCFIDSYLNFLTYNQKSQILLYKYYLLKKLDK